The window CATCACCGACCAGCTCCGGGTCCAGGGCCGAGGTCGGCTCGTCGAAGAGCATCACCTCGGGGCCCATGGCCAGCGAACGGGCGATGGCCACACGCTGCTGCTGACCGCCGGAGAGGGAGGACGGATAGGCGTCCGCCTTCTCCGCGAGGCCCACCCGCTCCAGGTTCTCCGCGGCCACCTTCGCGGCCTCGGCCTTGCCGCGCCTGAGGACCCGGCGCTGCGGCAGCGTGAGGTTCTCGGTCACGGTCAGATGCGGGAAGAGGTTGAACTGCTGGAAGACCATGCCGATACGACGGCGTACGGCGTCGATGTCGACGTCCGGGTCGGTGAGTTCCGTACCGCCGACGAAGACCTGGCCCTTGGAGGGCTCTTCGAGGAGGTTCACGCACCGCAGCAGCGTCGACTTGCCGGAGCCGGAGGGGCCGATGACACACACGACCTCGCCGCGCTGGATCTCCAGGTCGATGCCCTTGAGGACCTCGTTGTCGCCGAAGGACTTGTGCAGGTCCTTGACGTGGATCTCGGGACGACTCACCTGATGGCCTCCTGAGCCTTCGTCTCCATGCGGCGCACGACGAAGCCGAGCGGGATCGTGACCAGCAGGTAGCACAGGCCCGCGACGAGGATCGGCGTGGAGTTGGCGGTCGTGCTGGCCAGGTCACGGCCGTACTTGGACAGCTCGCGCTCCTCCAGGGTGACACCGAGGAACAGCACCAGCGAGGAGTCCTTGAAGAGCAGGACGAGTTCGTTGGTCAGCGGCGGAAGGATGATCCGGAACGCCTGCGGGATGATGATCGAGACCATCGCACGGGCCGGGGAGAAGCCCAGCGAGCGGGCGGCCTCCATCTGCCCCTTGGGCACCGCCTGAATGCCCGCGCGGATCGTCTCCGCCATGTACGCGGCGGAGACCAGACCGAGCGCGAGCGCGACCTTGCCGTAGGTGCCGCCCGGGATCTCCGTGCCGGGGAAGGCCAGCGGTACGGCCACGCCCACGAAGATGAAGATCAGCAGGGCGGGCAGACCGCGGAAGATCTCGATGTAGATGCCGGCGAGCCAGCGGTACGGGCCCACGGACGACAGCCGCATCAGCGCGATCACCATGCCGAGGACCAGTCCGAAGACAAAGCCGGACACGGTGTACAGCACGGTGTTCTTCAGCGCCAGCGTGATGATGTCCGGGAACATCTGCTCGGCGATGTCGGCCTGCGCGAACTGGTTCTGCAGCCGGTCCCAGTCGGCCGCGACCGCGAAGGCGATCACGGCCGCGGCGAAGACCACGTACTGGATACCGCGGGACAGCTTGCGCTTCTGACGCCGGGTCAGGCCCTTTTTCTTCGGCTGGAGTTGTACGTCTGTATCGGCCATGGGGTCAGGAGGCGGACGCGCTCGGCGAGGCGGCGGACTCCTCGTACGGGCCGATCCACTTCTCGTAGATCTCCTTGTACGTGCCGTCGCCCTTGGCGTCGGCCAGCGCGTTGTTGATGGCGTTGAGGAGCTTGGTGTTGCCCTTCTTCACCGTGAAGCCGTACTGCTCACCGGTGTTGATCTGCTCGGCGACCGTGAAGGCGTCGGCGTTGGCCTTGTCCTTCAACCAGCCCTGGACGACCGGGTAGTCGATGACGACGGCCTCGACCTGACCGGTGCGCAGACCGTTGAGGACGGCGTCGGAGGACTCGAAGGAGACCGGGTCGAGGCCCTGGCCCTTGGCGTAGTCCTCGCCGGTGGTCTGCGCCTGGGCGCCGACCTTCTTGCCCTTGAGGTCGGCGAAGGACGTGATGCCGCTGTCCTTGGTGGCGAGGACGGCCTGGGTGGCCTCGAAGTACGGGTCCGAGAAGTCGACGTTCTTCTTGCGCTCCTCGGTGATGGTCATACCGGCGGCGGCGAGGTCGCACTGGCCGGCGTTGAGGGATCCGCCGGTCTTGAAGTTCTCGAAGGGCTGGTCGACGATGGCCTGCTTCACGCCCAGGTCCTCCGCGACCAGGTCGATGAGCGAGACGTCGAAGCCCTGCACCTCGCCGTCGATCTCCGACTGGAAGGGCGGGTAGGGCAGGTGGGTGCAGGTGGTGAGCTGGCCCGCCTTGACGAGCTCAACGCCACCGGCGGCGGTCTTGCTGCCGCTGCCGCCGTCGTCGTCCGAGGAACAGCCGGCCACGAGCACCAGCCCGGCCGTCGCGGTGGTTGCGGCCAGAATGCGGGTCCGGCGCCCGAAGGTCGTCTTCACGGGGGGAGCCTCCTGTACGGGAACTGTGCGTTCCGATTATAAGGAGAAGTTTGAGCAGCTCAAACCAAACCCATGGCTGTCGAGGCGTTCGGCCTAAGAAGTCGGGAGTAAGGGGGTGAGACCGCGCCGACTAGGCTCGACTCCGTCGACCCCATGACCGAGAAGAGAGCACCGCCGTGACCCACCCCTTCCTGGACCTCGCCCCGCTGAGCGCAGCGCAGTTCGCCTCGATCGAGGACCGGGTGGCACGGCTGCTGGACACCCGGCGGGACGTCGTGATCATGCAGGGCGAGGCGCTGCTGCCGCTGGAGGGTGCGATCCGTTCGGTGGCGGGCCCTGGTACGACGGCCCTGAATGTGATCACCGGCCCCTACGGCCAGACCTTCGGCGACTGGCTGCGGGACTGTGGCGCGAAGGTGATCGACCTGGCGGTCCCCTTCCACACGGCGGTCACGGCGGCGCAGATCTCCGAGGCCTTCGCCGAGCACCCGGAGATCGACTTCGTCTCCCTGGTGCACGCGGAGGCGGCGACGGGCAACACGAACCCGGTGGCGGAGATCGGTTCCGTTGTGCGCGCGCACGGGGCGCTCTTCTACCTGGACGCGGTGGCGTCGATCGGCGCGGAGCCGGTGCTGCCGGACGCGTGGGGTGTCGACCTGTGCGTTGTCGGGGCGCAGAAGGCGATGGGCGGTCCGGCGGGTGTGTCGGCGGTGTCGGTGAGCGAGCGGGCGTGGACGCGCATGGCGGCAAACGCTCAGGCCCCGCGCCGCTCGTACCTGTCCTTGCTGGACTGGAAGGAACGCTGGATCGACGGCGGCCGCCGCGCGCTGCTGCACGCTCCGGCGCAGCTGGAGATGCTGGCGCTGGACGCGTGCGTGGAGCGGATCGAGGTGGAGGGCCTGGACGCGGTGATGTCCCGGCATGCGTCGGCTGCGGCGGCGACGCGGGAGGGGGCGGTGGCGCTGGGCGGAGGCCTGGAGCCGTATGTGTACGAGGCGAGGGAGGCGGCCCCGGTCGCGACGACGCTCCGCACCCCGCCGGGCGTGGTGGCAGTGGAACTGGTGACCCGGGCGCTGTCCTGCGATCCCTCATTGCCGCTGGCGGCGGGTGGGGGTCCGCTGGCCAAGGAGATGATCCGGGTGAATCACTACGGGGCGGATGCGACGCCGGAGACGGTACGGCGGTGTCTGGCAGCGTTGGGGGCGGCGCTGGCGGAGTCGGGACTGTCGAATCCTGCGTGAGCGCATCGACGGAGTTACCGGGACCTGAATTCAGCGTAATTCCGAATTGCTTTTAGGGGGCAGCTTCCCGTTCTCTTCTGCCCGCTTTTCATCGACCTAAACGCAAAGATTTCGCGAACGCCAAGCGGAGTAATTCGGACAGGTCTCGTGCAGATTACATGGCTGTGACGCGTTACACATCACGCCCGTTTTGCACCCTATACCCGGGGCAAACAGGGCACTTCACCCCTCGCGCGGATAACATATCGGGCCCGGCCACGGAACCCCCCACCTCCATGCATTTTTGAATTTCCCTCGGTAAGTTCAATTCGCATGACTGCCGCACAAGCAGACCTGCAAATCGACCGGCCAGTGGTGGCCGACGGCGCCGCGCTGTGGCGGATCGCCAAGGACTCCAAGGCCCTCGACCTGAACTCGTCCTACAGCTATCTGCTGTGGTGCCGCGACTTCGCCGGCACCTCGGCGGTCGCGCGCGACGAGCACGGGGAGCCGGTCGGCTTCGTCACCGGCTATGTACGGCCGGACCGTCCGCACACCCTGCTCGTCTGGCAGGTGGCGGTGGACGACGCGTACCGCGGGCGCGGGATCGCCGCCGCCCTGCTCGACGGGCTCGCCGCCCGGGTCGGCGGCGAGTACGGCGTCACCCGCGTCGAGACCACCATCACACCCGGCAACACCGCCTCCGAGCGGCTGTTCGCCTCCTTCGCCGAACGGCACGGCGCCGCGATGGAGCGCGAGGTGCTGTTCGAGACGGGCCTGTTCCCCGACGGGCCGCACGACCCCGAAGTCCTTTACCGCATCGGTCCCCTCCCTCACTGACCTCCCCCACGCATCGAGGAGCGATTCGTCGTGACCATCACCCAGCCCGACCTCAGCGTCTTCCAGACCCTGGAGTCCGAGGTGCGCAGCTACTGCCGAGGCTGGCCCACCGTCTTCGACCGTGCGCGTGGCAGCCGTATGTACGACGAGGACGGCCACGAGTACCTGGACTTCTTCGCCGGCGCCGGATCACTGAACTACGGGCACAACAACCCTGTGCTGAAACGGGCGTTGATCGACTACCTGGAGCGGGACGGCGTCACGCACGGGCTCGATATGTCGACCAGTGCCAAGCGGGCCTTCCTGCAGACCTTCCAGGACCTGGTGCTGCGGCCGCGTGATCTGCCGTACAAGGTCATGTTCCCGGGGCCTACGGGGACGAACGCCGTGGAGTCCGCGCTGAAGCTCGCGCGGAAGGTGAAGGGGCGCGAGGCCATCGTGTCGTTCACCAATGCCTTCCACGGGATGTCCCTGGGCTCGCTCGCCGTCACCGGCAACGCCTTCAAGCGGGCCGGCGCCGGGATCCCGCTGGTGCACGGCACGCCCATGCCGTTCGACAACTACTTCGACGGCCAGGTCCCGGACTTCCTGTGGTTCGAGCGGCTCCTGGAGGACCAGGGCTCCGGGCTCAACAAGCCGGCCGCGGTGATCGTGGAGACCGTGCAGGGCGAGGGCGGCATCAACGTCGCGCGCCCCGAGTGGCTGCGCGCGCTCGCCGAGCTGTGCGAGCGGCAGGACATGCTGCTCATCGTCGACGACATCCAGATGGGGTGCGGGCGGACAGGCGCCTTCTTCTCGTTCGAGGAGGCCGGGATCACGCCCGACATCGTCACCGTGTCCAAGTCCATCAGCGGCTACGGACTGCCCATGGCGCTCTGCCTGTTCAAGCCCGAGCTCGACATCTGGGAGCCGGGCGAGCACAACGGCACCTTCCGCGGCAACAACCCCGCCTTCGTCACCGCCACCGCCGCCCTGGAGACGTACTGGGCCGACGGCTCGGCAATGGAGAAGCAGACCCGGGCCCGCGGTGAGCAGGTCGAGCAGGCACTCATCGCGATCTGCGAGGAGAACCTCGCCGACGTCAAGGAGTACCGCGGCCGCGGGCTCGTGTGGGGCCTGGAGTTCCACGAGAAGGCCCGTGCCGAGCGGGTCGCGCGGCGCGCCTTCGAACTCGGGCTGCTCATCGAGCCGTCCGGCCCCGAGAGCGAGGTCGTCAAGCTGCTGCCCGCCCTCACCGTCACCCCCGAGGAGCTCGACGAGGGCCTGAGCGTCCTCGCCCGTGCCGTCCGCGAAACCGTCTGAATCGACAGAGAAGAAGGAGCTGTTCAGCACGTGATCGTCCGTTCGTTCAAGGACATCGAAGGCACCGACCGGCATGTGAAGGCCGCGTCCGGCACCTGGGAGAGCAAACGCATCGTCCTCGCCAAGGAGCGGGTCGGGTTCTCGCTGCACGAGACGATCCTGTACGCGGGTACGGAGACGTCGATGTGGTACGCGAACCACATCGAGGCGGTCGTCTGCGTCGAGGGCGAGGCCGAACTGACCGATCACGAGTCCGGGCTCACCCACACGATCACGCCCGGGACCATGTACCTCCTGGACGGCCACGAGAGGCACACGCTGCGGGTCAAGGAGGACTTCCGCTGCCTGTGTGTCTTCAACCCGCCGGTGACCGGCCGGGAGGACCACGACGAGAACGGCGTCTATCCCCTGCTGACGGAGGAGGGCTGAATCATGAGCACGATCACCGATCTCTACCCGAGCCGAGGCGCCACCGAGGTGACGACGCCGCGCCGTGACCCGGTCGTCTGGTCCCCGCCCGGCGCGCCGGGACCGGTCTCGGTCCCGGACCTCCAGGCGTACGAGCGCGACGGATTCCTCCCCGTCGAGCAGCTCATCACCGACGACGAGGTCGCCGTCTACCGGCAGGAGCTGGAGCGGCTGGTCACCGACCCGGAGATCCGCGCCGACGAACGCTCGATCGTCGAGCCGCAGTCCAAGGAGATCCGCTCGGTCTTCGAGGTGCACCGGATCAGCGAGGTGTTCGCCGCGCTGGTGCGGGACGAGCGGGTCGTCCGGCGGGCCCGGCAACTGCTCGGCTCGGACGTGTACGTCCACCAGTCCCGGATCAACGTCAAGCCCGGGTTCGGGGCCAGCGGCTTCTACTGGCACTCGGACTTCGAGACCTGGCATGCCGAGGACGGGCTGCCGAACATGCGGACCGTGTCCGTCTCGATCGCGCTGACCGAGAACTACGACACCAACGGCGGCCTCATGATCATGCCGGGGTCGCACAAGACGTTCCTCGGCTGTGCGGGGGCCACGCCGAAGGACAACTACAAGAAGTCCCTGCAGATGCAGGACGCGGGCACGCCCTCGGACGAGGCGCTGACCGCGCTGGCCACCCGGCACGGCATCCGGCTGTTCACCGGCCGGGCCGGTTCGGCGACCTGGTTCGACTGCAACTGCATGCACGGCTCGGGCGACAACATCACGCCCTTCCCGCGCAGCAATGTCTTCATCGTGTTCAACAGCGTGGAGAACAAGGCGGTTGAGCCGTTCTCGGCGCCGGTACGGCGTCCTGAGTTCATCGGCGCCAGGGACTTCACCCCGGTGAAGTAGCCCGCACTGCTCTCACAGCCACGCCAGCGACGCGGCCGTCTCCAGTACGTTCCGTACGGCGGCCGCGTCGCCCGTGGCACCCCTCGGTACCTCCTCGGGCGTGCACCGTCCGCCGACGAGGAGGCAGAAGTCGACGGGATCCAGGGCGAGTTCGGCCTCCACGGGCTCGTCCCCGGAGCCCAGCACCCACTGCGCGCCGCCGCTGACCGAGAACAGCACCGGCGCCGCGTCGGGGCCGAGGGCGAGGCCCAGGATGCGGACCGCGAGCCGCACCAGCTGCTCCAGGTGCTCCTCGGCCGGCGGCGGGACCACCAGGCCGAGAGCGCGGCCGATGTCGTCGGTGTGGATCCACGCCTCGAAGCCGCGCACCACGAAATGATCGGCGACCGGCAGCCGGATCCCCATCAACAGCTCGGCCCGCGCGGCGAGTTCGACGTCGCGCGCCTCGGGCGTGGCGAGCAGCGCGTCGGCCTGCGCCGCCCAGTCGGCCACCGTCTCCTCGGGCGTACGGCCGTGCTCGTGGGCGATGACATCGGCGGTACGCCGGTTCCAGGCGTCCTCCCAGCGCATGTCCTGCGGAAGCACGGTCGCCGGGACCCGCGCGGCGATGCCGAGCCGCCCGGCCAGCGCCTCGTCGGCGGCCAGCAGATGGGCGACCGTGGCGTGCACGTCCCAGTCGTGCACCACCGGTGTGCCCCAGCGGCCGTCCGCCTCGGGCAGCAGCGCGCGCAGGCCCTGGACGGCGGCGGCGTAGGGCGCGGCGTGCACGGCGGTACGGGGTGCGGCCGGGCGCCGGGCGAGCAGGGCCGGCGGGAGACCGGCGGCGGGCCGGGCGGGCAGTCCGCCCATGGGCGGCCCGTCGAGCAGCCGTACCGTCTCGCGCAGCCGCTCCGCTTCCGCCGCGCAGCTCTCGCATCCGGCGAGGTGCGGCGGGACCCGTTCGGCGTCGGCCGGGTCCAGGGCGCCGAAGGCCCAGGCGGCCAGCAGATCGCGTACGTCGTCGTGCTCGGTCACCGGACGCCTCCTTCCCGTGGAGCCGATGCCCCTACCGCCATCATGCGCCTCTTTCCAGCGCGGGGTCCGGTGGGTCGGCCAGCGTTTCGGCCAGGGTGCGCAGGGCGGTGCGCAGTCTGGTCTTGGCCGTGCCCTCGGGGATGCCCAGTTCCACGGCGGCCTGGCGGTAGGTGCGGCCCGCGAAGTAGGCGAGGTGTACGACCTCGCGTTGGGGCTGCGGGAGTTCGGCGAGCGCGGTGTGCAGCAGCAGGGAGCGCTCCCGGTCGACCACGGTCTCGTCGGGGCCGGGACCCGGCTCCGGGATGGTGTGCAGCGCCGAGTCGTCGGCGTGGGCGTGTTTGCGGTGCCGGGCCTCGCCGCGCACCCAGTCCACGGCCCGCCGGTGGGCCAGCATGGACAGCCAGGTGCGCAGCGAGCCGCGGCGCGCGTCGAAGGCGTACGGCCTGCTCCACAGGTGGGCGAAGACCTCCTGCGCCACGTCCTCGGCGGCGGCCGGGGCGCGGGTGACCCGTACCGCGATCCGGCGCACCAGAGGTCCGTACGCCGTGTACACCTCGGCCAGCGCGGACTCGTCGCCGTACACCAGCCGCCGGTGCAACTCCGCGTCGGCGGCCGGCGCCGGCGACGTCTCGCCCGTGGACTCCACGTGCCCTTCCTAGCGTCCCGGCCGGGCCCGCGCCAGTGGTTCAGGCGGAGAGGGCGTTCAGCAGCCGGTCGACATCGGCGGTGGTGTTGTAGAGGTGGAAGGCGGCGCGCAAGTTGCCGGCGCGGTTGGAGACCTCGATGCCGGCCTCGCTCAACTCGGGCTGGCGGTGGCCGAGTTGCGGGACGGAGACGATCGCCGAGCCGGGGGACGGGATCGGGGTGTGGCCGAGGTCGGTGAGGCCCGCGCGGAAGCGGTCGGCGAGGGCTGTGTCATGGGCGTGGACGGCGTCGACGCCGAGTTCGTCGATGAGGGAGAGGGAGGCGTTCAGGCCGGCGTATGTGAAGAGGGAGGGGCTGACGTCGAACCGCCTTGCGGAGTGGGCGAGTTCCTCGACCGGGCCGTAGCAGCTCTCCCAGGGGAGTTCGCCCGCGACCCAGCCGGCGAGCAGCGGGGTGAGACCGCCGAAGTCCTCGGGGGTGACGAAGAAGGCGTTGCCGTGCGGGCCCATGAGCCACTTGAAGCCGACGGCGGCGAGGAAGTCGTAGGAACCGGCCTCCAAGGGCAGCCAGCCCGCCGCCTGGGAGGCGTCGATGTACGTCCGTGCCCCGTGCGCGCGGGCCGCCTCGCGCAGCGCGGGCAGATCGGCGAGCCGACCGTCGGCGGACTGCACGGCGCTGACCGCGACGAGCGCGGTGCCCGGCCGGACGGACTCGGCGATCCGCTCCAACGGGACGACCCGCACCTTGAGGTCGCCGCGCATATGGAAGGGGTTGACCAGGGAGGCGAAGTCGGCCTCGGCGGTGAGGACTTCGGCTCCGGCGGGCAGCGAGGCGGCGATCAGTCCGCCGTACTCGGCGACGGAGGCCCCCGTCGCGACCCGCTCGACCGGCACCCCGACCAGTCGCGCGAAGGCGGCGCGGACGCGTTCCACGCCTTCGTAGAGGGAGCCGATCGGCCGCCCTTCGGCCCGCATCCGCACGGCCTCCTGTACGGCGGCGACGGTGCGGGCCGGCAGGAGGCCGTTGCTCGCGGTGTTGAGGTAGGTGTGCTCCGGGGCGAACTCGGCACGGACGAGGCTCTCGAAGGTCTCCATGGGACCACTCTGCGACCCCTGGAACTCCCCGTCCATTGCGAATTTTTACGTGGTTTCGCTAAGCAGCCCTTATATATCGGCCCCGACCTGCGGCTTTCAGCCCTGCTGCGGCACCGCGCAGCCGTCGGGGCCGCAAGCCTCGGCCTCGCTCTGGTCGATCAGGGTCAGCGGGGAGCGCTCGCCCCAGGCCTGGGTGAGGGCCTGGGTGAAGATCTCGGCGGGCTGGGCGCCGGAGACGCCGTACTTGCGGTCGATGACGAAGAAGGGCACACCGTTGGCGCCGAGCTGGGCGGCCTCGCGCTCGTCGGCGCGGACGTCGTCGGCGTAGGCGGTGGGGTCGGCGAGCACCTTGCGGGCGCCGTCCGCGTCGAGTCCGGCGGCGACGGCCAGCTTCACGAGCCGCTCGTCGTCGCCGAAGACGGAGGTCTCCTCGGCGAAGTTCGCCTCGTACAGCGCCTGGATCAGTTCGCCCTGGCGGCCGTGCTCCTTGGCGAAGTGCAGCAGGCGGTGCATGTCGAAGGTGCTGCCGTGGTCACGGCCCTGCGTGCGGTAGGCGAGGCCCTCGGCGGCGGCCTGGGCACCGAGGTTGTCCTCGGCGGCCTGGGCCTGCGCCTCGCTCATGCCGTACTTCTTGGCCAGCATCGGGATGACCGGGCCCGTGTCGTCCTTGGGGCGATTGGGGTCCAGCTCGAAGGAGCGGTGCACGACCTCGACCGCGTCGTGGTGCGGGAAGGCCGCGAGCGCCTTCTCGAAGCGGGCCTTGCCCACGTAGCACCAGGGGCAGGCGATGTCGCTCCAGATCTCGACGCGCATGTTTCTCGGCTCCAGCTCGATACGGATACGGAGACTCCCTCCGCCGAGATAGGTGAACGTTCAAGCTGCCGGGATCATTCCCCGGTCACACCGGTTCCCTCCCCGGTGACGGAGAAGCGCAGGAAGAGATGGTGGTCGCCCTCGGCGGGCGGGTTCTCCGGGTCCGGACGCCAGCCCCGGCCCGCGTAGAAGGTCTGGGCACGCCGGTTGTCCACGTGCACGTCGAGCACGGCCGTGCGCTTGCCGTCGGCCCGCCACTCCTCCACACAGGCCGCGTGCAGGGCCGTACCCACGCCACGGCCCCAGTGGTCGGGGTCGACGTGGAACTGGAACAGCTTGACCGTTTCGGCGGGGGCGCCCTCGGGTGTACGGAAGGACGCGAGACCGACGATCGTGCCCTCCTCGACGACGCACAGCACATGCCCGTCGGGCCGCTCGACGGCGGTGCGCCAGGCGGCGGACCAGTCGGTGCCGTCGTCCGGGATGCCGTCCCGGTAGTACGTCGCCCGGGCGCGCGCGTGCAGGGCGGCGACCGTCTCGGCCTCCGCGGGCAGGACGGTACGGATCACCCGGGTCACGGTTTCTCTGACGCTGATCACGCAGCGGAGGACGTCTCTTCGGACGCCCCGGTTCCGAGCCGGCTGAACTGCGCCCGATAGGCACTCGGCGTCAGTCCCGTACGGCGCACCAGATGCCCCCGCAGCGAGTCGGCCGTGCCCAGGCCGCAGGCGCGGGCCACCTGGTCCATGGGCAGGGCGGTGGCCTCCAGCAGTTCCTTGGCGCGCTCGATGCGCTGGTGGAGCAGCCACTGGAGCGGGCTCACCCCGCTCTCGGCGTGGAAGCGTCGGGTGAGGGTGCGGACGCTGACCCCGGCGTGGCGGGCCAGGTCGGTGAGGGTGAGCGGCTTGTCGAGGTTGCGCATGGCCCAGCCGCGGGTGTCGCCGCAGGCGTTGCCGCGCTCGGGCGGCAGCGGGGTCTGGGTGAACTGGGTCTGGCCGCCGGGCCGTACCGGTGCGACGAGGGCACGGCGGGCGACCTCGTTGGCGACGGCGGCGCCGTAGTCGGTGCGGATGACGTGCAGGCACAGGTCGATGCCGGCGGCGTAGCCGGACGAGGTGACGTACGGGCCGTCCTGCACATAGAGAACGTCTCCGCGGAGGTCGACGTGCGGGTACCGGCGGCGCAGTTCCTCGGCGTGTGCCCAGTACGTGGTGGCCCGGCGCCCGTGCAGCAGGCCCGCCTCGGCGAGCTGGAAGGCGCCGGTGCACAGGGACGCGATCCGCTTGCCGTCGGCGGCCGCCTCGCGCACGGCGGTCACGATCCGCGCCTCGGGTTCGAAGGGCTCCCCGGTGCCGGCGACGAGCACGGTGTCCGCCTCCCGTACGGCGTCGAGTCCGTGCCGTACATACAGGTCGAGCCCGCCGCTGGTGGGCACCGGCCCCGGCTCGGCCGCGCAGATGACCACCTCGTAGCCGGGCCGTCCGTCGACCTCGACCTTGCCGAACAGCATCTCCGGGATGGCGAGGTTGAACATCGACACGGGCGAGGGCGCGACGACGACGATGCGGTGCGGGGCGCGCGACTGCGGCATGGCCAGAACCTCCGGGTGCATGGCATTCCGGCCACTACTGTACGACGGCGCAGATCCGCAGCATGGAGGGCATGCCAACGAACCAGACCCTCAAGGGCGATGAACTCGCCGCCGCACAGGGCGAGTTGTGGCCCAGGAAGTCCCCAGCCGCCCTCACCCTCACCGCCGGGCTCCTCGGCTTCGCGCTGGTCTGCCTCGACGCGTCCATCGTCAACGTGGCGCTGCCCGCGATCGGTTCCTCCCTCGGCGGCGGGATGTCCGGCCTTCAGTGGGTGGTTGACGCCTACACGCTGGCCTTCGCCGCGCTGATGCTGTCGACCGGGGCGTTCTCGGACCGTGCGGGCGCCACCCGGGCGTACGCGCTCGGCGCCTCGGTCTTCACGCTCGCCTCGGCGGCCTGCGGCCTGGCGCCGAATCTGCCCGCGCTGATCGGAGCGCGAGTGGTGCAGGGCGTGGCGGCGGCGGTCGTGCTGCCGGCCTCGCTGGCGCTGGTGCGGCAGGCGTACGCCGATCCGGCGCGGCGGGCCCGGGCGGTGGCCGTGTGGGCGGCGGGCGGTTCGGCGGCGGTGGCGCTGGGTCCGGTGGCGGGCGGCGTGCTGACGACGGCCTGGGACTGGCGTGGGATCTTCTTCGTCAACCTTCCGATCGGTGCACTGATCCTGGCGCTGCTGGTGCGGGCCCCGCGCTCACAGCGCCGTCCGGCACCGATGGACCTGCCCGGCCAGGTGACGGCGGTGGTGGCTCTCACGGCGCTGACGTTCGCGGTGATCGAGGGCGGCACGCAGGGCTGGGCGGCGCTGGCGGTGGCCGCGGTGGCCGCGGTGGCGTTCGTCCGGATCGAGGCAC of the Streptomyces sp. NBC_00287 genome contains:
- a CDS encoding amino acid ABC transporter ATP-binding protein produces the protein MSRPEIHVKDLHKSFGDNEVLKGIDLEIQRGEVVCVIGPSGSGKSTLLRCVNLLEEPSKGQVFVGGTELTDPDVDIDAVRRRIGMVFQQFNLFPHLTVTENLTLPQRRVLRRGKAEAAKVAAENLERVGLAEKADAYPSSLSGGQQQRVAIARSLAMGPEVMLFDEPTSALDPELVGDVLAVMRMLANEGMTMMVVTHEMTFAREVADRVVFMDGGVIVEDGIPDQVIGSPRHERTRHFLSRLLDPAMAEVEEETSDQVGGGT
- the thpD gene encoding ectoine hydroxylase → MSTITDLYPSRGATEVTTPRRDPVVWSPPGAPGPVSVPDLQAYERDGFLPVEQLITDDEVAVYRQELERLVTDPEIRADERSIVEPQSKEIRSVFEVHRISEVFAALVRDERVVRRARQLLGSDVYVHQSRINVKPGFGASGFYWHSDFETWHAEDGLPNMRTVSVSIALTENYDTNGGLMIMPGSHKTFLGCAGATPKDNYKKSLQMQDAGTPSDEALTALATRHGIRLFTGRAGSATWFDCNCMHGSGDNITPFPRSNVFIVFNSVENKAVEPFSAPVRRPEFIGARDFTPVK
- a CDS encoding maleylpyruvate isomerase family mycothiol-dependent enzyme, which produces MTEHDDVRDLLAAWAFGALDPADAERVPPHLAGCESCAAEAERLRETVRLLDGPPMGGLPARPAAGLPPALLARRPAAPRTAVHAAPYAAAVQGLRALLPEADGRWGTPVVHDWDVHATVAHLLAADEALAGRLGIAARVPATVLPQDMRWEDAWNRRTADVIAHEHGRTPEETVADWAAQADALLATPEARDVELAARAELLMGIRLPVADHFVVRGFEAWIHTDDIGRALGLVVPPPAEEHLEQLVRLAVRILGLALGPDAAPVLFSVSGGAQWVLGSGDEPVEAELALDPVDFCLLVGGRCTPEEVPRGATGDAAAVRNVLETAASLAWL
- the ectA gene encoding diaminobutyrate acetyltransferase, translating into MTAAQADLQIDRPVVADGAALWRIAKDSKALDLNSSYSYLLWCRDFAGTSAVARDEHGEPVGFVTGYVRPDRPHTLLVWQVAVDDAYRGRGIAAALLDGLAARVGGEYGVTRVETTITPGNTASERLFASFAERHGAAMEREVLFETGLFPDGPHDPEVLYRIGPLPH
- a CDS encoding pyridoxal-phosphate-dependent aminotransferase family protein, which produces MTHPFLDLAPLSAAQFASIEDRVARLLDTRRDVVIMQGEALLPLEGAIRSVAGPGTTALNVITGPYGQTFGDWLRDCGAKVIDLAVPFHTAVTAAQISEAFAEHPEIDFVSLVHAEAATGNTNPVAEIGSVVRAHGALFYLDAVASIGAEPVLPDAWGVDLCVVGAQKAMGGPAGVSAVSVSERAWTRMAANAQAPRRSYLSLLDWKERWIDGGRRALLHAPAQLEMLALDACVERIEVEGLDAVMSRHASAAAATREGAVALGGGLEPYVYEAREAAPVATTLRTPPGVVAVELVTRALSCDPSLPLAAGGGPLAKEMIRVNHYGADATPETVRRCLAALGAALAESGLSNPA
- a CDS encoding ectoine synthase, translating into MIVRSFKDIEGTDRHVKAASGTWESKRIVLAKERVGFSLHETILYAGTETSMWYANHIEAVVCVEGEAELTDHESGLTHTITPGTMYLLDGHERHTLRVKEDFRCLCVFNPPVTGREDHDENGVYPLLTEEG
- the ectB gene encoding diaminobutyrate--2-oxoglutarate transaminase — translated: MTITQPDLSVFQTLESEVRSYCRGWPTVFDRARGSRMYDEDGHEYLDFFAGAGSLNYGHNNPVLKRALIDYLERDGVTHGLDMSTSAKRAFLQTFQDLVLRPRDLPYKVMFPGPTGTNAVESALKLARKVKGREAIVSFTNAFHGMSLGSLAVTGNAFKRAGAGIPLVHGTPMPFDNYFDGQVPDFLWFERLLEDQGSGLNKPAAVIVETVQGEGGINVARPEWLRALAELCERQDMLLIVDDIQMGCGRTGAFFSFEEAGITPDIVTVSKSISGYGLPMALCLFKPELDIWEPGEHNGTFRGNNPAFVTATAALETYWADGSAMEKQTRARGEQVEQALIAICEENLADVKEYRGRGLVWGLEFHEKARAERVARRAFELGLLIEPSGPESEVVKLLPALTVTPEELDEGLSVLARAVRETV
- a CDS encoding amino acid ABC transporter permease: MADTDVQLQPKKKGLTRRQKRKLSRGIQYVVFAAAVIAFAVAADWDRLQNQFAQADIAEQMFPDIITLALKNTVLYTVSGFVFGLVLGMVIALMRLSSVGPYRWLAGIYIEIFRGLPALLIFIFVGVAVPLAFPGTEIPGGTYGKVALALGLVSAAYMAETIRAGIQAVPKGQMEAARSLGFSPARAMVSIIIPQAFRIILPPLTNELVLLFKDSSLVLFLGVTLEERELSKYGRDLASTTANSTPILVAGLCYLLVTIPLGFVVRRMETKAQEAIR
- a CDS encoding transporter substrate-binding domain-containing protein — protein: MKTTFGRRTRILAATTATAGLVLVAGCSSDDDGGSGSKTAAGGVELVKAGQLTTCTHLPYPPFQSEIDGEVQGFDVSLIDLVAEDLGVKQAIVDQPFENFKTGGSLNAGQCDLAAAGMTITEERKKNVDFSDPYFEATQAVLATKDSGITSFADLKGKKVGAQAQTTGEDYAKGQGLDPVSFESSDAVLNGLRTGQVEAVVIDYPVVQGWLKDKANADAFTVAEQINTGEQYGFTVKKGNTKLLNAINNALADAKGDGTYKEIYEKWIGPYEESAASPSASAS